CTTTACAGTCTTTTATCAAGGTAGACTTCCGAGAAATAAACGTTCGGAAGCCTTCATCAAATTCGGACCAGCTTTCCTGAAAAATAattccacaacgtgggtcagatatactggtgagttcatgccgttacaaataaatatttcataaagttaaaaaccgttttatatttaaaataactttatgtatttcgaaatcctttgaaaacatctttaaaacaattgaagccTGAGCTCACACATAACATATTTCAATCAAGACTTCAATATCAAAGAATCTCAACCATATACGTTgacctttaaattaaaccacatttcttaaattcgtccatctacattgatggcgaaacttatcaacacatcatacatgcataatcttatgggaccgatagcacagccaaccgatcaaccatatccacaacatacataaatcttaagggaccgatagcacagccaaccgatcaaccttattcacctaagaccgatagcacagccaaccgatctaataCACACCCACACTCacaatattatgggaccgatagcacagccaaccgatcaaccatattcacctgacatcgatagcgaagccaaccgatgtaacacacacacattcctgacatcgatagcgaagccaaccgatgtaacacacacacataaactgacatcgatagcgaagccaaccgatgtaacacacacacaaaaatattatgggaccgatagcgaagccaaccgatcaaccataatcacctgacatcgatagcgaagccaaccgatgtaacacacacacataaactgacatcgatagcgaagccaaccgatgtaacacacacacaaaaatattatgggaccgatagcgaagccaaccgatcaaccataatcacctgacatcgatagcgaagccaaccgatgtaacacacacacataaatattatgggaccgatagcgaagccaaccgatcaaccataatcacctgacatcgatagcgaagccaaccgatgtaacacacacacattcctgacatcgatagcacagccaaccgatgtaacacacacacacaatcctgacatcgatagcacagccaaccgatgtaacacacattcaagcataagcaattgcatgataattttaaaaactatgtgtgtacctttctatatcaaaataatatatacatatagtatatacataaaacatacatccatacaaggcatgtaaacatataacaccgcAACACATTTATCACAtagtatattaaaataggagactttacgaataccgaaatgtaaaaacatgtactcacagaaaccgtttaACTACGGTATTACTCCGTCAATGCTCCTTTAAACAACTCCGTTAATTTCCTTGGTCCTCCGACTCGAtagctcgacaacttgtcgaatctagttaggatcaaaatattaattctcttaattaataaaatcctactgtggaattaactctataccatcttaatttaatttaattaattaattctaacctCCAAATACTTGcttatttaataagttcataacttattttattcatgtaattttttctttacttatctctttttacacataaaaccatttttcagaaatattcatttgaatatttcatttttcataaatatactttattatataaaatatatttctttatatcaaataatactttccactttaaggttatttatttaaatctattaaaacagccccatattagcttaaattccattttcggtcaaaataccaaaataccctcaaacttttcaaaattgaccgtttaggtcctttcgtaaatcaataaattttaatatcgacaaaattacttaaaatacccaaaatcattttacctcagattattaacaaatataatctggaaatattggctaacataccatgtaGCCCTTCAACTttggaaaaatacaatttaaccccaaaactctagttttcggcaaaaacattcaaatcttccaaaaatcattaaaatcatttataattctaaaaatcatttcacatcaTATTATATACATCAATAATCTGGAATTATGGTTAAGTTACAGgttggtcctttatttttataaaaattatattttaacccctaaactttaaattttgacaatcaagtccaaacccaaccaaattcaataaatcatcAACTCTCAAACTCAGAATCCTATTTATGTTTTGATCACTCCGGTCATTAAATTCCGGTCACCGGATTCCGGTCAAGCTCCGATGAactttaaaaccgttaaaacgttcaaaaatcatttttacacaattttaatcacccaaaaatctaccaatacatatttattttaattatcatattaaaacagcagccccaaaattaaaataaattattttttcataattttaacaattttaacaatttaaaaccgtataaacaattaataattaaaaccgattattaatccgtcaaaacacctcaactaaatcaattaaattccataaataatcaacatatatatttcatacatttttcatgaataatttctgtccagaaattaaaatgacgaaaataccctttttaaacaatttttaccgaataaacaattatcaaaaattaaactcgattaacaaaccattaaaaattcaccattaaacatttattcaccatcaacccaacatctaactcaaacataaaccaatttatttccagaaatttaaaatccatttatttatcctttttaagcgatttttaagcctttaaaactattaaaaatcgaactccaaaccattaaattaatacccgaaatgtttaacatttttaatccacaaaaatcacactttaaagcatacATTAGTCTAATTAattagatcagcccagaaattaaaaataataatttaatttcacataataaaaccaattaaaaccgaaacccatcaaactagcaattaaaaccgattatttaagcatcaAACCATAATTTTTAGCAACCTAAGCATGTATCTAAAGCTCaaataaaatcagaaaataaaagttaagattTGAGCTTTGAAATTCACCTTGATCCAACATGCAAAGATAGATTAACGATCTACGGAAAATGCTCAACGTTTTTCGTTAAGAAACTTTTGTGAGTAAAGTTAAAAATCTAGgacttgtgttttatttttttatttgagagcTTAGGCACCCACACAACAATGGAGAATGAATTATGCTAGAGAAATGAAGAAGGTGAGTAAGAAACTTGGGCATCAAGTTTGCTTATGGAAATGTCTAGATATTCTTTcatgtttcatttatttacaagtttgccattatggcattcttgtaaataaattgaactctaggggcaaaataaactcatgtttctcaaaaattcaaaaacattaaatcataacatatgggctaaattaaaatatttttgggcctttaaaataattaaaataattattttgacggtttttagcgtaaaatcgcaaaattcacatttaacacataaaattgccaaaagttaaacttaaggcaaaacacacacaaaatcacattttcacacttataaattcatctcgtgaatttaataactattttcgaggtcctacttaataaaaattagacacgcacgaaaataaatactatcaaataatacggggtattacattctcccctccttaaaataattcgtcctcgaattataATATCACTTATATCTCAACATCTATTATCTAGGACTAATAGGGTGCTTTCCCTTATCCTATTCCTTTGTTTACATTACAGAGTCAATGTCTCAGCGTACTTACGTTAAAAACTTATCCTTTTAAAATcacttttcttttccacatGTAAAtccatgtcataattgtgcaccggtgtgatgacttctctcatcaccaagagtTGCAATGGCATTCCTCTTTTCTTTTCAACATACATAATGCACATGATGCATGTTCTAATAGTGAATACAATAtgaatgtagtgatgcaatcctattcgtgccAATGCAATGCTTTCgtgattcgtgtccgggcacaattatgtgttCATAAAACAACTCTTTTTCATTAAACACATTTGTTTTTACAAAACTGGCGCCTACGTAAGTTTCTGTAGACATAGAGCTCTGCAAAATTGCTTATTCCatgatttttctatttaaactctCTACTCTTTACTACACATCTAAAGGATCTAATCTTATTCCTTGGTTTCAGGCATAGCTTGCAAAACTAGCCCAAATATTCTTATTAATCCTTGATTGATTGAGGGAATTTCGCCACTATTTAACCTTTCAAGTTCGTACTTTCATTGCCTCAATCTTAATCGCGTATCGCGTTAGGTTGATCCGGTCTAGAAACCATTGTGTAAATAGACCTTGCTTGTTGAGGAAGTGGTTGGTCCACATTCTCTGTTGTATTCTGATGCGCGAATTACGGGCATTCTCTCGCGTAATGACCCTGTTGGCCGCATGAAAAACATACATCCATAGTAGCTTGACAAATACCTAAATGTCTCCTTCCACATCGTTGACACATAGGATTTGCAAAATTAGAGCTTCCTTGCTCAAAATTTTGACTATCAATTTTACTTTTCTTACTCCTTTTTCCATGTCTACTCTTACTATGGGTTCGACCACGTCGTCGTACATTTTCTTCACTTATTTGCCTTGAAGTTTGGTTTCCATAACCAAAACGTTCATCTCTAACTTGGTTTGGTTGTGAGGGGTCAGGAATTTTACCAAATTGGATTAATGCGCTTTCCAGTTGTCTTGCGCTGTCGACAACTTGCACAAAATCCTTGTCTCTCTGAGTCAACAGTTCTATAAACTGATGTCCTAATCCCTTCACAAACATGGTGTTTACTCTGACTTGATCTGTTATCAAGTCTGGAGCAAATCTGCTCAATCGATTAAACTCGGTAACATATTCTTGTACAGATCTGTTACCTCGAGTTAACGATAACAGTTTGTCCCGGTTGCCTTCAACTACCGCAAACGGTAAGAAGAAATCCTTATatcgggtcacaaactctgCCCATGT
This region of Mercurialis annua linkage group LG1-X, ddMerAnnu1.2, whole genome shotgun sequence genomic DNA includes:
- the LOC130015476 gene encoding uncharacterized protein LOC130015476 — encoded protein: MAEQRTTRARAAAQRVNEARREAEINLGEYDPVRQADRDRGQNRGQQEPRVYQAGNVQAQGMPQQPNIDINYLAAEVIDIRSCVLMIGQWMQHQHQREERNADRDLVLAYVKLSRKEFDGSSDALDFLEEVEQNARRLQANERQTMLLMEMSMKGPAKDWFRQVIGPIMGRITWAEFVTRYKDFFLPFAVVEGNRDKLLSLTRGNRSVQEYVTEFNRLSRFAPDLITDQVRVNTMFVKGLGHQFIELLTQRDKDFVQVVDSARQLESALIQFGKIPDPSQPNQVRDERFGYGNQTSRQISEENVRRRGRTHSKSRHGKRSKKSKIDSQNFEQGSSNFANPMCQRCGRRHLGICQATMDVCFSCGQQGHYARECP